The proteins below are encoded in one region of Archocentrus centrarchus isolate MPI-CPG fArcCen1 chromosome 13, fArcCen1, whole genome shotgun sequence:
- the tsen34 gene encoding tRNA-splicing endonuclease subunit Sen34 isoform X2 produces MEAPSCRERPPGSEEEKEDPAVVVGLSLCDSAPLVWRMQDLRTVRSRGLVGALLGSLPRAPRQNGRLGRPLLLLPEEERLLREHHAAAALPQPDRSQAMSGLLKDGVRAELCQQYEEQQQRSFEEQSVLALEDRKSALHRAMTSSHISAESGAGTSDEALQHRLQTLDQNFTFPRSALAVQLSTARTGLSYCSEARALLQADWPIRQRCKPHCDARYQVYRDLRGRGFYLTSAGKFGGDFLVYPGDPLRFHAHFIAVCVTLDESICLLDVLAVTRLGSNVKKTVLLCSPGADGGVCYTSLQWSGMV; encoded by the exons ATGGAGGCTCCTTCCTGCAGGGAGCGGCCCCCAGGCtctgaggaagagaaggaggacCCAGCCGTGGTTGTGGGTCTGAGCCTGTGTGACTCGGCCCCGCTGGTGTGGAGGATGCAGGATCTGAGGACCGTTAGGTCTCGAGGTTTAGTGGGGGCGCTCCTGGGTTCACTGCCCCGAGCTCCCCGACAGAACGGACGACTGGGCcgaccgctgctgctgctgccggaggaggagaggctgcTGAGGGAACACCACGCCGCTGCAGCCCTGCCACAACCCGACCGCAGCCAGGCCATGTCTGGTTTATTAAAG GATGGCGTGAGGGCGGAGCTCTGTCAGCAGTacgaagagcagcagcagagaagctTTGAGGAGCAGAGTGTCCTCGCGCTGGAGGACCGGAAGTCAGCGCTGCACCGAGCTATGACCTCATCACACATAA GTGCAGAGTCCGGAGCTGGGACCTCAgatgaagccctgcagcaccgCCTGCAGACTCTGGACCAGAACTTCACATTCCCGCGGTCGGCGCTGGCAGTCCAGCTGAGCACAGCAAGGACGGGGCTGAGTTACTGTTCTGAGGCCCGGGCCTTGCTGCAAGCCGACTGGCCAATCAGGCAGAGGTGCAAGCCCCACTGTGATGCCAGGTACCAGGTGTACAGAGACCTGCGGGGCCGGGGCTTCTACCTGACCTCAGCAGGGAAGTTTGGAGGAGACTTCCTCGTGTATCCAG GTGACCCCCTGCGGTTCCACGCTCACTTCATCGCTGTCTGTGTGACTCTGGATGAGTCCATCTGCCTGCTGGACGTCCTCGCCGTGACTCGCCTAGGATCCAACGTGAAGAAGACCGTTTTGCTGTGCTCGCCGGGGGCAGATGGGGGCGTCTGCTACACATCGCTTCAGTGGAGCGGGATGGTTTAA
- the tsen34 gene encoding tRNA-splicing endonuclease subunit Sen34 isoform X1, with translation MEAPSCRERPPGSEEEKEDPAVVVGLSLCDSAPLVWRMQDLRTVRSRGLVGALLGSLPRAPRQNGRLGRPLLLLPEEERLLREHHAAAALPQPDRSQAMSGLLKQDGVRAELCQQYEEQQQRSFEEQSVLALEDRKSALHRAMTSSHISAESGAGTSDEALQHRLQTLDQNFTFPRSALAVQLSTARTGLSYCSEARALLQADWPIRQRCKPHCDARYQVYRDLRGRGFYLTSAGKFGGDFLVYPGDPLRFHAHFIAVCVTLDESICLLDVLAVTRLGSNVKKTVLLCSPGADGGVCYTSLQWSGMV, from the exons ATGGAGGCTCCTTCCTGCAGGGAGCGGCCCCCAGGCtctgaggaagagaaggaggacCCAGCCGTGGTTGTGGGTCTGAGCCTGTGTGACTCGGCCCCGCTGGTGTGGAGGATGCAGGATCTGAGGACCGTTAGGTCTCGAGGTTTAGTGGGGGCGCTCCTGGGTTCACTGCCCCGAGCTCCCCGACAGAACGGACGACTGGGCcgaccgctgctgctgctgccggaggaggagaggctgcTGAGGGAACACCACGCCGCTGCAGCCCTGCCACAACCCGACCGCAGCCAGGCCATGTCTGGTTTATTAAAG CAGGATGGCGTGAGGGCGGAGCTCTGTCAGCAGTacgaagagcagcagcagagaagctTTGAGGAGCAGAGTGTCCTCGCGCTGGAGGACCGGAAGTCAGCGCTGCACCGAGCTATGACCTCATCACACATAA GTGCAGAGTCCGGAGCTGGGACCTCAgatgaagccctgcagcaccgCCTGCAGACTCTGGACCAGAACTTCACATTCCCGCGGTCGGCGCTGGCAGTCCAGCTGAGCACAGCAAGGACGGGGCTGAGTTACTGTTCTGAGGCCCGGGCCTTGCTGCAAGCCGACTGGCCAATCAGGCAGAGGTGCAAGCCCCACTGTGATGCCAGGTACCAGGTGTACAGAGACCTGCGGGGCCGGGGCTTCTACCTGACCTCAGCAGGGAAGTTTGGAGGAGACTTCCTCGTGTATCCAG GTGACCCCCTGCGGTTCCACGCTCACTTCATCGCTGTCTGTGTGACTCTGGATGAGTCCATCTGCCTGCTGGACGTCCTCGCCGTGACTCGCCTAGGATCCAACGTGAAGAAGACCGTTTTGCTGTGCTCGCCGGGGGCAGATGGGGGCGTCTGCTACACATCGCTTCAGTGGAGCGGGATGGTTTAA